In one Hippocampus zosterae strain Florida chromosome 10, ASM2543408v3, whole genome shotgun sequence genomic region, the following are encoded:
- the si:ch211-11n16.2 gene encoding zinc finger FYVE domain-containing protein 1 isoform X1: MSEALMTSTDEISLCPMRSEERPDVVRSFLLVDDQENLQVHNELDFVEKLNCAAVRGVKVLSIFGNTGDGKSHTLNHVLFNGESVFFTSKSSSSCTVGVWAAYEHSLSLVALDTEGLLGAAANQNQRMRLLLKVLAVSDIVIYRTRAERLHNDMFQFLSNASGAYLKHFTPELRALSSRCGLDVPLSCLGPAVIVFQETTHTQLLGHDSKVPGHADMQLQRRFHELGLGTDAFSSVQYIGTQTITPPTDYSELLEALRQQVQNSHTRSPRHPGIVFRAFEALSERFCGDLSDDKLNLYTFFPDEYFTCSAVCLSCNIRCKNGMNHLRDRVPHMADGLCQYAHQYNNKVLICKRCYEGGREVTVAPKTSASSDNPWLGLAKFAWSGYVLECSSCGVIYRSRQHWLGNQDPESSVVRSEVKHVWEGSDNFLTNHQNAAQRVLDGMNYVIQSVSEYSSGPTKAVTAWLTDQVAPPYWRPNTEIRACHGCQRPFEEAERKHHCRSCGEGFCHLCSSHRMPVPERGWGSSPVRVCMACYRQGGPPEANSQVCKEEPRGLIARKVAEVAQSTLDIVSTAVDYPLCFVKDVARPDYWIPDQDITQCHQCSKVFTPVMPKHHCRACGQGVCGPCSTHMKPVPSRGWDHPVRVCDNCNASTDSL; this comes from the exons ATGTCTGAAGCGCTCATGACATCGACGGATGAAATATCACTGTGTCCAATGCGATCAGAGGAGCGTCCCGACGTTGTACGGAGCTTCCTGTTGGTGGATGACCAGGAAAACCTGCAG GTCcacaatgaattggattttgttGAGAAGCTCAACTGTGCGGCTGTGCGAGGTGTCAAAGTTCTCTCCATCTTTGGGAACACCGGGGACGGCAAGTCACACACCTTAAACCACGTCCTGTTCAATGGCGAGAGTGTGTTTTTTACCTCCAAGTCCTCCAGCTCCTGTACGGTGGGTGTTTGGGCCGCTTATGAGCACTCCCTCAGCCTGGTTGCCCTGGATACCGAGGGCTTGTTGGGAGCAGCAGCCAATCAAAATCAGAGAATGAGGCTTCTGCTCAAG GTCCTGGCAGTGTCAGATATAGTCATCTATCGAACGCGAGCCGAGCGTTTACACAATGACATGTTCCAGTTTCTGAGCAATGCGTCAGGGGCCTATCTGAAACACTTCACCCCCGAGCTTAGGGCCCTGTCAAGCCGCTGCGGTCTGGACGTGCCCCTCTCATGTCTTGGACCTGCTGTCATTGTCTTTCAAGagacgacacacacacagctgctggGCCATG ATTCAAAGGTGCCTGGCCATGCCGACATGCAACTCCAGAGGAGGTTTCATGAGCTGGGCTTGGGGACTGATGCCTTCAGTTCGGTACAGTACATCGGCACCCAAACCATCACGCCTCCCACCGACTACAGTGAACTACTGGAGGCTCTCAGACAGCAAGTGCAAAACAGTCACACGCGTTCGCCACGCCACCCCGGCATCGTGTTTCGCGCATTCGAA gCCCTCAGTGAACGGTTCTGTGGTGACCTATCAGATGACAAGCTGAATCTGTACACCTTCTTCCCAGACGAGTACTTCACCTGCTCTGCTGTTTGCCTAAGTTGCAA TATTCGCTGCAAGAATGGAATGAACCATTTGCGAGACAGGGTCCCTCACATGGCAGATGGACTATGCCAGTATGCACACcagtacaacaacaaagtccttATCTGCAAG AGGTGCTATGAAGGTGGCAGAGAGGTGACCGTCGCGCCTAAAACCTCGGCGTCCTCTGACAACCCTTGGCTGGGTCTTGCCAAGTTTGCCTGGTCGGG CTATGTATTGGAGTGTTCCAGCTGTGGCGTCATCTACCGCAGTAGACAGCACTGGCTAGGGAACCAGGACCCAGAGAGCAGCGTGGTGCGTTCTGAAGTCAAACACGTTTGGGAGGGG tCGGACAATTTCCTCACCAACCACCAAAATGCGGCACAAAGGGTCCTGGATGGGATGAACTACGTGATCCAGTCTGTGTCCGAGTACAGCAGCGGCCCCACCAAAGCTGTCACTGCTTGGCTCACTGATCAAGTGGCGCCGCCCTACTGGAGACCTAATACAGAGATCAGA GCTTGTCATGGCTGTCAAAGACCATTTGAGGAAGCGGAGCGGAAGCACCACTGTCGTTCCTGTGGCGAGGGCTTCTGCCACTTGTGTTCTAGCCACAGGATGCCAGTGCCAGAGAGGGGCTGGGGTAGCAGCCCCGTCAGGGTGTGTATGGCGTGCTATCGTCAGGGAGGACCACCTGAAGCCAACAGTCAGG TGTGTAAAGAGGAGCCTCGCGGCCTGATCGCTCGCAAGGTAGCGGAGGTGGCTCAGTCCACCTTAGACATCGTCAGCACTGCTGTGGACTACCCGCTCT GCTTTGTGAAGGACGTGGCTCGACCAGACTATTGGATCCCCGACCAGGACATCACTCAATGCCACCAGTGCTCCAAAGTCTTCACTCCAGTCATGCCCAAGCACCACTGCAGAGCCTGTGGTCAAGGGGTGTGCGGCCCCTGCTCCACACACATGAAACCCGTACCGTCAAGAGGGTGGGACCACCCGGTAAGAGTGTGTGACAACTGCAACGCCAGCACCGATAGTCTCTAA
- the si:ch211-11n16.2 gene encoding zinc finger FYVE domain-containing protein 1 isoform X2, giving the protein MRLLLKVLAVSDIVIYRTRAERLHNDMFQFLSNASGAYLKHFTPELRALSSRCGLDVPLSCLGPAVIVFQETTHTQLLGHDSKVPGHADMQLQRRFHELGLGTDAFSSVQYIGTQTITPPTDYSELLEALRQQVQNSHTRSPRHPGIVFRAFEALSERFCGDLSDDKLNLYTFFPDEYFTCSAVCLSCNIRCKNGMNHLRDRVPHMADGLCQYAHQYNNKVLICKRCYEGGREVTVAPKTSASSDNPWLGLAKFAWSGYVLECSSCGVIYRSRQHWLGNQDPESSVVRSEVKHVWEGSDNFLTNHQNAAQRVLDGMNYVIQSVSEYSSGPTKAVTAWLTDQVAPPYWRPNTEIRACHGCQRPFEEAERKHHCRSCGEGFCHLCSSHRMPVPERGWGSSPVRVCMACYRQGGPPEANSQVCKEEPRGLIARKVAEVAQSTLDIVSTAVDYPLCFVKDVARPDYWIPDQDITQCHQCSKVFTPVMPKHHCRACGQGVCGPCSTHMKPVPSRGWDHPVRVCDNCNASTDSL; this is encoded by the exons ATGAGGCTTCTGCTCAAG GTCCTGGCAGTGTCAGATATAGTCATCTATCGAACGCGAGCCGAGCGTTTACACAATGACATGTTCCAGTTTCTGAGCAATGCGTCAGGGGCCTATCTGAAACACTTCACCCCCGAGCTTAGGGCCCTGTCAAGCCGCTGCGGTCTGGACGTGCCCCTCTCATGTCTTGGACCTGCTGTCATTGTCTTTCAAGagacgacacacacacagctgctggGCCATG ATTCAAAGGTGCCTGGCCATGCCGACATGCAACTCCAGAGGAGGTTTCATGAGCTGGGCTTGGGGACTGATGCCTTCAGTTCGGTACAGTACATCGGCACCCAAACCATCACGCCTCCCACCGACTACAGTGAACTACTGGAGGCTCTCAGACAGCAAGTGCAAAACAGTCACACGCGTTCGCCACGCCACCCCGGCATCGTGTTTCGCGCATTCGAA gCCCTCAGTGAACGGTTCTGTGGTGACCTATCAGATGACAAGCTGAATCTGTACACCTTCTTCCCAGACGAGTACTTCACCTGCTCTGCTGTTTGCCTAAGTTGCAA TATTCGCTGCAAGAATGGAATGAACCATTTGCGAGACAGGGTCCCTCACATGGCAGATGGACTATGCCAGTATGCACACcagtacaacaacaaagtccttATCTGCAAG AGGTGCTATGAAGGTGGCAGAGAGGTGACCGTCGCGCCTAAAACCTCGGCGTCCTCTGACAACCCTTGGCTGGGTCTTGCCAAGTTTGCCTGGTCGGG CTATGTATTGGAGTGTTCCAGCTGTGGCGTCATCTACCGCAGTAGACAGCACTGGCTAGGGAACCAGGACCCAGAGAGCAGCGTGGTGCGTTCTGAAGTCAAACACGTTTGGGAGGGG tCGGACAATTTCCTCACCAACCACCAAAATGCGGCACAAAGGGTCCTGGATGGGATGAACTACGTGATCCAGTCTGTGTCCGAGTACAGCAGCGGCCCCACCAAAGCTGTCACTGCTTGGCTCACTGATCAAGTGGCGCCGCCCTACTGGAGACCTAATACAGAGATCAGA GCTTGTCATGGCTGTCAAAGACCATTTGAGGAAGCGGAGCGGAAGCACCACTGTCGTTCCTGTGGCGAGGGCTTCTGCCACTTGTGTTCTAGCCACAGGATGCCAGTGCCAGAGAGGGGCTGGGGTAGCAGCCCCGTCAGGGTGTGTATGGCGTGCTATCGTCAGGGAGGACCACCTGAAGCCAACAGTCAGG TGTGTAAAGAGGAGCCTCGCGGCCTGATCGCTCGCAAGGTAGCGGAGGTGGCTCAGTCCACCTTAGACATCGTCAGCACTGCTGTGGACTACCCGCTCT GCTTTGTGAAGGACGTGGCTCGACCAGACTATTGGATCCCCGACCAGGACATCACTCAATGCCACCAGTGCTCCAAAGTCTTCACTCCAGTCATGCCCAAGCACCACTGCAGAGCCTGTGGTCAAGGGGTGTGCGGCCCCTGCTCCACACACATGAAACCCGTACCGTCAAGAGGGTGGGACCACCCGGTAAGAGTGTGTGACAACTGCAACGCCAGCACCGATAGTCTCTAA